Within the Rosa rugosa chromosome 2, drRosRugo1.1, whole genome shotgun sequence genome, the region AAACATACAATACCAAGACTAAGGAGCATGGCAATACCTACATTTCGTTTAGGAGAAAGGGaacaaaacatataaaatttgaaGAGGACACATCAACAAATGCCCAAGGAGACTGAATTATTTCATTAGCTGTCAAATTTTAAGTTTCATTCATTCTCCAAATGCCAACAATTAATCAAGATAAGTTTCAGAGAAGCTAACAATCAGCAATATCAGGAGAGTAAGCAGCAGGCGTGGAAATGTATATACCCCACAAGCATAGGAATATAGTCAGGAAATACTACAACAGCGTATATAGGAACCTAAAGATAATCTCACTTGTGATCTCCAAGTACAGACATTTAACATATCATGCTTATGACGCTTTTTGGCAAAGTACATTTCAAACTTTTTAACAGAAACAACCAGCATCCTCAGCTGGTTATTCCAGCTACAATTGAACACACACACAAGCACGCACGGACGCGCACACACAGAGACAGATGTATATTTCtatggagagaaagagagaatatACCAATCACGGTAACATTTTAGGCACATAGCATGGTTGCAGTTGGGCAATACAATTTTACTATTTGTCTCCATGCATATACcgcattcctcttctctctcaaCATCTATATCTGAACACTGTCGATTCTCCTCATCATCTCTTCTTCGATACCTGTCCACGCATATTGCCTTCTGCCTTTTATCTTCACTATCGGTGACACCTCTTTCAAGTTGCAATAAAGAGGGATAAATAACAGCTAGTCACAAAACCAACCACAGTAAGAAAATAAATACGTCACATCTCAAGATTAACAAAATGAACGAACTgttgaaattttgaaatttacCATAGAAATCTCGAATGCTTGCTTTCCTCTCATGTGTAGACATGGTGGTTGTGCCATCCACATAAACCTGTAGCAGAAGGTAAAATGAGATGATCACAAACAACCATGATTGGAAATAaactaaaagaagaagaagccatcaGAAGGTACAAGCTTCAACCTTGTAAATTAGAATTCTGAGCAGACCAAGGGCTCCAGCGAGGTTACAGTCAGTCCATTGCAccagaaaaaggaagagatgaGCAGCTGGACTGTATGACATTCTCATCTGAAGACAAGCACCATCATACTCTCTCGGATAATCCGAAGCCCTGTACCTCACAATTCAAGATAGTCAAACACAAAATTAAATGATCAGATTAAGCCACCAAGATCAAAATTGAACATTCCCATTAACACTATGACCAgaatcttttttcttctttttttttttttcactgctCATCTATATGTCAATTTAACTACCCAAGTACTGAAAGTAGCATAAAAAATGAGAAACTGCAGATGCAAGAACGAAATGGAGGTACTGTAAGACAAACATCCAAAATGAATGGAACAACCCTACAAGTAGGTGGAACCCATAGCCCACGTGAATCCATTAACTCACTAACAATTCCTAGAGATAAGGATGATGATGGCGAAAGTCATAAACAAATATCTAACTAAATCAAAGCTATATCGTACGGAAACAGTCCCATTCCCAGAATCAAATTATTGTCAGTGCAAAAATAATTGAACCCCATTCTAAGGAAAGAGACCACTGCTAAACACTTAGAAGAACCTCAGTACAATTCACACCCAGATGggaaaatccaaaaataaacGAACAAGAAAATTTTTTTTCAACATAAAAggcaaacaattttttttttcaccctgCCATTCCTTGAGCtcttcatcaattttttttttttcaaaaaaaaaaaaaagttgaatatattaaaaacaaattgaatatatattaaaatttcctacacaacaaccAAAACAGAATGAAAAGCTTGCATTTGTGAACAGAAGTGGTATCCTTCAACAATTATAACACTCCCAAGAAACAAATATACGATGAAACAAAACCAAACTGACCATAAAATCCAGAACCAAAAGAAACCATCAAAAAACAGCAGAAGATGATCACTTACAGAGTATTTGCATGCTGAATATCAGCTTCAAGCACTTTGAGAGAGTCCTTGAACGACTTTCGCATTGAAGCTATGTACATCTCCAAAAACAAACCCCAgaaccccaaaaaaaaataatttcaaaaaCCAATTGCACCCAGAATCAATAACCCTCAAGAACCCTGATTTCCTCTCTCCCACCTCCCCAAAAGGCCAAAACCCTTcactcctctcctctctctctgtttcgtttcactttttctctttcctctttcTCACTCCCCAAAGCCTTCGTGTTACTTCTATGCTGTTCTTGAAAGCGAAGACGAGACGACGACGCGCCACGTGGCCCACCCACTATTATAAAATTtggattttcttttttgaaaacataaacagaaaattatatattttcttagaaaatattatcatgattttattttcaaaaattatATCGACATACCAATACatcaaaaaaaattagattagtTCGATACATATATACAGTAGTCTCAAATTAGTTTGCTACTGTAACTAGTCTACTTGATATATCGATAGTTTGATACATCAATATAAAGTACATTCACTTTTAATTTTACAATATAAAGTACATCCAAAATTATATTTAACGATAGAAAGAAACAATtcaatataaaaataattttttttcatcattTATATCAACAATTTTCTTAATGAATTACTAATAAGATGAACACTACGATATGACAATTGATGGCATGAAATTCCGAAACAACGGGACACCTGGCTCACCCGCTCTTATGAAATCTGGATTACCTTtttgaaaacagaaacagaaaaatGATTACTCTCTTGGAAAACGTTAGTTAAAATGATAATTATGCTAATTATGAGTCATTAtcatcaatcttttttttttttttgaaagaatgaCGTCAGACGTTATCATCAATCTTTTGAAagtaccgaaaaaaaaaaaaaagagggttaaaaaaagaaagaagggagGAATGTGAGAGAGCCCGTGAGTGAGGGGAGGAACTTATCCACTCTCTTTGGCTTTTGTCTGCCACTTTTCGCCCTTCGCTTTCTTATTCGCTTGCTTTCCGTCCACGCACCGTTGATCGTTCTGCCTCCTTCACCCACCCAACTCTTGCCCCCCTAACTTCACCTTTATTTCTCCAAATGCcatttatttccttttttttcttttttggcggTTTGGTTGGTCTAATTAGGAACAACCACGTCTAACGGAAAAGTTAAGTGCAACCACCCAAAATAGTAATGCGGAAAACTCCAAGACTGTTGCTATATTGGCACATATCGATTTGATCTGATTTCGAGTTAGTTTACGATTGTATGGAGTTTATTTGGTTAAATCTTAAGTCGATTGATGTAACAATAGTTAGAAATTATGAGTTGTTTCTTTTTATGCATTCAGACATTAACTACACGCAATTTCATATTAGTTTTGTGTAGTGATATATAGAACAATTTATATAATTGAGATACTTCTATTGTATGCCTCTGTGGGTATCAATTTATTAATAGTAAAATGTAGGTAACATTACAAGATAGCTCACCTGAGAGTTACATTATGACAAGATTGATTCATTCAGAAAACCCTAAAGTAATGTAAAGGTAACATGATCATAATAATAAGTTTAAAAAAACCAGTATCTTGACACTATTAGGCAAAACTCTGAAATAGCTTAAGAACTAACCTTAATTTATTTATGTTCCCGATGTCCTCAGGGATAGTGACTTGCCAATACTCACATAAATTCCCTCCATCACTGCTGGTGGCACTTTCACTAGTGTAAAAAGATTGAGATTAAGATGTGGAATCTAATAAATACCAAAACTTTTAAAGGTTTGGCAACAAGTATGACTAGGACAGGGCTTCGTCTCCCCATCAACCCATTGAGAGTGGGCCTCGAGTTCATTGATAATACAGTCCATAAAATCATGGACCCAAGTAATAAAACGGGGACGGCTACACAAACATGTAAAGGCCCAAGTTTGAACACACTTCAATACAATCGCCCGCGAAATTGCTCCCAAACATGTACTTATTAACGAAACTGCCCCTCCAGTCTCAAAGTCATCGAATTTCAGTTAGTTAGTTCCAACCGTCACTCACCTGAGCTCGGCAGCTTCGCCGTGTGAGAGAATAGCAACGACGTCGTCTGTACAGAAAATCCCCAAATtatgaaaaccctaatttcccaaTTCTTCATCACCTATTCCAAGCCTCAACCTTTTCTCTTCCACTTTCCAAATCAAAAAAACCAGAGCTTTCTTCACATTTCCAGAACAAAATGGCCGGACGGTCCCAGAACCAATAGGTTCTCCTCCGTCAGAGCTCATTGGGGTTCGGAGTCGGCGAGCTACGGCGGCTGGGAGGACCTGAGACCCGTCAGCGGCGAGTCGGATCAGTTTCGTAAGTTTCTGAGTTCTACTGGAATTGATGATAGAAGGCATGTCTTTGTTTTCGTATTAGGTCTTGTGTGTGCTTTCGCGatttctagggttagggtttcgtcgATTGTTGTGGTTCCGGCTTCGGTTTTGATTTTTGGTCTTGGGTTTTCGGTTGGGTTTGTTCGTAGTGGAGGTGTTGGTGAAGTGAGCTTAAGCGGGAATAAGAGGAGGAGTAAAGAAGATGATAAGTTAGTTGTTTATATTGAGAAATTGAGGAGTTTGGTGGAGGTTTTTGATGGGTTTAGTGTTAAAGTTGATAATTTGAAGTGTGATATACAGAGGGCTATTGATTCCAGAGGGATTACAGTTAGTGATTTGGAGAATTATGTTGAGGCAATGGGGACTGTTAGTTTAGTGGCCTCGGATGGCAGGAAGATTGTTGAGGAGTGTGTTGAAGATTTGGCTAGGTCCAATGTTGGGTTTGCGGAGAATCAAAAGCCAagtaagagaaagaaagaggctGTTGAAATCGGACATGCATTGTGGCAGTACATTGGGGATTTATTTAAGGAGAAATTGGCTGATCCTAAGCCTAGTAAAGTGAAAAGCAATGCTAAGCGAGAGAGTGTGGAGAAAGTGGGGGGTGATCAGCTTAGAGGCAATGGTTCGATTCCTAATAAAGTGGAAAATAATGAGAAAGAAAGGGTTTTGGATTCTGTTGATGACAGTGTGGGGATTGCAAATTTTGGTCATTCTGAGGATTCGTTTGATAGGTCTGCTTTGAAGGAAACTGGAAATAGAAGAATCAAACTTGCTTCGTCAAATCAGAATATGGGTTCAGAGGAGGTGAGTTGGGGTTCTAACAGAGTTACAGAGGGCAAAGAGTATAATTATCAGAACAACAGACTGCAGTTCGCGAGCAATGGTCATATCTCTTCAAGGATAGGCCATAAGCGTTATAAGGAAATGTGGGAATCCCATGACAGTCTGCTTGATTCCGTTGATTTTAGTGACAGAATGAAACATATGGAAACTAAAGCTTCCTTCGTACAAGAACAAATGCTTAAGGAATCTGATGGGGATTACAGGTCTTCTCTTATCAGGGAAAATAGTGAAGATGAGACTTATGGGCCTCGGATTAGAGAAGAGAGAGTAATTCACGAAGAAAATTTCCCTTTGGATGATCAGTTGTCTGGAAATGAGAGTGAACTCCCCTCCCTttcatcttcatcaatttcagagGATGTATTGTTTGATAGGTATGTTACAGAAGCAAATAATCTTCTAAAACAAGCCAAGGAGTTCATAAAGGCTACACATAATGAAGAGCGTGCAGAGATCGTGTTGTACAGATCGGCCAAATTACTGTCTAAAGCCATCACTATGAAGCCCATGAGTCTGTTGGCTGTGGGCCAATTAGGCAATACTTATCTTCTTCACGGGGAGATGAAATTAAGGATTAGTCGAGAGTTGAGAGTGCACCTTACAAGAAGTGATCCCTCATCCATTGAGAAATGGATTAGAATGCAAGATAAAATCACTAGTAAAGATGATATTGCATCCGTCCTCATCAATGTGTGTGAAGAGTGCGAAGAACTTCTTCTGGAAGCAGGCAGAAAGTATAGACTGGCGTTATCAATTGATGCGAATGATGTAAGAGCCCTATATAATTGGGGTCTTGCCCTTACCTTCCGTGCACAGTTGATTGCAGACATTGGACCTGTAAGAATTGTTCTTTGGCTAGACTTCTGTCATTCTTATAAATTTTTCTAGTAATACTTAGGGTTGAGGAACTCATGGTGGTCATCTTTGTTTGTAATTTAGTAGCTAGCTCTGTGTGCTACATTGTGTTCAGttgaattaattttaaactAGATCTGATGTTGATTTCAGGGAGCAGCTTTTGATGCTGATGAACTGTTTTTGGCTGCAATTGACAAGTTTGATGCCATGATGTCTAAAGGAAATGCTTATGCACCTGATGGTATGTTTCTGATTCTGTCTCCCTCCCTCTCCACTATTTTCCATATATCTTTAATACCAAACCATGTCGAGACCACTTTTTATTCAAATTGTTTTTTTTGGGAGAAAGTTCCAGGGTTGGTTAGCACGGGTTTGGAAAAGCATACAACATGTTCGGTGTGCTTTGCCTCGCTTGAGAGGCACTGACAGCCTCACTTCTCCTGAATTTTTGTTCCCTTTTTTTTAGAAGATATACAAAATCATAAATTAATACTTACATTAATAACTTGTAAATGGCAGCTCTGTTTAGGTGGGGCATGGCACTACAGCAAAGATCACGCCTACGGCCTAGCAATGGTAAAGAGAAGGTGAAGTTGCTGCAACAAGCAAAGAGGCTGTATGAAGATGcacttaatatggattcaaacAATGTCCAAGTAAGACGAGCCTTATCATCATGCATGTCTGAGCTTAGCAGTAGGCACCTTTACTTTTAACAAAACCCTAAACTGACCGGTTGTTGCTGCATCATACCTCCCTTGTATTTATTCTCagccttttctttctctcttttttcaaattttgtCCCCATCCAAGCCTTATATCTGCGAAATAAGTTGCTGCAGATAGTGCTTTTTTGATGATTTGTAACAATATAtagaaatcaaaaataaaaatgttgaCAAGAGAAGAatgtagaagaagaaaaaataaaattctagCTCAACATCAACTGATTAAGGAACTGTTTCTTTTGGTTTATTTGCTTTCCTCAAGTGAATGCTTTTGTTGTTATCAGTAGAGTACTAGAGTATGAGGCCTAGGATCACTACATTTTGAATCTTTGATAACTATGTAGTAAAAGTTATATCCTGATCAAAACGATTGAGAAAGTGTAATTTCACTTTTTGGTACAAAGAAGAGGAATTCTTTTAGTAGGATTAGCATGGGGATTTTGGTTGTTCAAGAAATTGGAACAATAGATAGGTATGTTAATAAAAAGTGAAGATTAACTGTGGCACAAGACTGAAGCTTTGTTGTGGTATGTTATTTTAGAACTTTGGCAGTTCTGACTTCTGATTACCTTCCTAGTCCCCATTTCCGGTGTATTAGAAACTATTTGCTGAACTGTTGGAATTGTAGGGAAGGTGGGCTTGGACTAACTATTTGTGGTCTTCGTTATTTCGCCTTGTTTTTCTTCACTATGGCTATTTTACATCTTCTGCTGTATTGTTAATGTCATTCCCAGGCACTTACCATACCAATTACATGTCTCTAGTGCTTTAATTTAACTAGGCATTACGTACACATAAATAAACCAGATCATAAGGCTATATATAGAATAAGTAAAAATAAGGTGTATAGAAATCTGAAAAATAGAAGTTAGTTTCCATTTTCCAAAGAAATGTGTACAAAAATATCCCCAAAGGAAATAATGCACCATAACAGCAGTCACTACAAGTTTTCCCTTCAGGCGTATCCCATGAACCTCAAACGGTCCCGGAAAACTTTGAACATGCTTGCAAAGGTAACAATACCAGACAAAGTTTCATCCTCATCAGCAACCCACACATAACTCACCCGATGAGAAAGAGCCTGAACCATCACTGCCACCAATGAGCTCCATGGATAGCACACGATCGCCTCTGACCTCCTCACCAGCCTTGCTGAGTACCCGCCTAACCTCCAACTCCTTCCCTGGCCAAACTCTTCGTCCGAAGAAGTTGAAcagatggaagaagaagacgacaaTGTGAAGTCTTCTTCCATCAACTCCAAGAACCCCTCATACTTCTTCTCCTGCAACCTGTCTTTCACCATCTGCACTAGGTCATCCGTCGGACCACCACAGTCAATGTACGCCATCAGTTCCCCAGCAGAAAGTGTCGCAATGGCAGCTGCCACAGACTCATGGCAGGTGTTGAGGGTATAAGGCGAGATCTCCCCGATCACCCTGCCTTCCCCATCAAGAATAGCAACCGAAGTTTGCTGAACTAGGGACTGAGAAATGAGAGGTAATGCCGCTGAGGCAGGGTCATCATAATGGACCGCAAGCATGTTTTTCGAGTCAATGATCTGGAGGGTGTTGATGGGGTTGTTTGATATGTGGCTAAAGACGCCAATCGAGTTCAGTAGGTAGCGGATAACATCTTCTTGGTTGAGCCAGCAGTATTCCCTGTTGTTGTGGAGAGTCGCGTTGAAGGAGTTACTGTGGAGAAGCTGTTTTCTCGAGCCTGTGTTCCTCCCGCTTTCGAGTGGTATCACAAGATTCTGTGCACCTTCCAGAATCAAATCTATAGCCTCCACCAAGCTGGGAATCAGAAGACAAACCAACCAAATCAGcacaatttaaaataataataaaataaaaaaagttatAAATCAAAGCATCTTAGAATATGGTTCTCTCTTTTGGTTCATGAACTTTCAATCTaaactccaaaatcaattcTATAACTTTAAACCCTCTATATCTTTCTTCTTCAACCATCTGAATgctaatttatttttcttcttcaaccatCTGAATGCTAATTCATCTCAAACTTCTGAATTCAGTATCTAAATTCTAAACCTTTtctatcataattttttttctgtgtTCTAAAATGAACAAGAAAACTGAATCAAACAATCCAGAAATTCCGAAACTAACCTGGCGTGTGGTTCCAAATGCCTAACAAGGCAGATCGCAGGTTCCCTGCGAATCAAAACCTCGATCGGAGCCTCGAGCGCTTTGGCCGGAGACGACAGGTTCTCTTCTTTCCCCAAATAAACGATCACATCGAGCATGCAAACCTTCCCGACGCACCGGCACTCCTCCTCCGCAACGACGTCGTTCTTCTCGGAATGGTTGCAGCTCCACACGCTGAGGAAGGTCTCGCCGAGCCTCTTCAGCGCCGACAATGCCTCGCCTACCGTGGCGGCGACCGACAGCGACTTCAGCGCCGGCTTCCCGATGCACAGATCCGCGACCTCATGCGAAAACAAATTCCGAGTTGGTGACATAAAAAACTACAAACAAACTCAGCTGAACCGAAACTGGGGAGTTTCAGAAACAAGAAACGTAACAGAAAACCTGACAGAGAATACAGAAACGAGTTTTGACTGCTTTGACGAGAAGGAaggagggaagagagagagagagagagggtttgTGGTTGTGGAAGGGTTTGAAGGTTAGAGGCGTTTGTTATATAAGCATTGCCGTACCGGAATATTACTTCCTAACGGCACGGATTCGGTGTTGCAGTCCCAGCCATATGCGAGTTGGGGATTTACAGCGAGAGATGTGCACCCGCGTTGCCACGTGGCGTGGTCCAGTTGGTAGTCCAGCCCAATAGGATGCGGCCAGCTGTGGGGTAGGAATAGAATGGGACAAGTGGCGGAATGTGGTTGATCCGCGTGGATACAATAGAATTACGGGAGCATTATTTGACCCAATTTTTTAGAGTGGAAAACCGTGTTTACAAGAAGATTCACGTGAAGAAGTGTTATGCAAGTCTTTTAATAAATATCTAAGCTGAAGTGGTCAAAATTTGTGTCGAAAATTATGGTTATATTGGAGGTATTCAAACTTTGAATtactttgaaatttttttggtAAAGAAGCTAGAGTGTAAGAGTATTTTTAGCAATGCTAACCATTTTTGAGTTAAATTTTagtcaaagtagctaaaaaatcATTTTGGCTAATCACTTTAAAAATACGTCTGTATCAGTGTTCTCTATCTtacctaattttgaatttatattattttttaaataaagactaaatagtttaaatgtatttataaattatataaaataactcaaaatgcatgtattaaattatagagagcctcatctagctctctatatttaggaacgagatagctaaaagttatcaTGAATGGCTACTTAGGAGTCTGATGCAGctgttaaaatagataaaaagctaaacatgctctccaaaatagattctgctaaagatgctctaaggaaACAATTTATGTTTTATAAATGATGTGGTTCGATTTTTTTGTGTTATATTGAAGGggttcaaattttgaattagtTTAATCTTAATTCAATTTCCTACTGCACTTTGTTAATTGCATAGTTTGGAAAATTTTCGGTAAAGAAGTCGGGATCTTAAGAAAACGCTTGATGTTTTATAAATGGCATGCTTCAATTCTTTAGTTTAATATTTAAAATAAGGAAATGTTGAAACTCTATTAGAGGAAAGATATGGAAATTGAGATCTAATACTCATAATTTAAATTCCTATCTAGTAGATGGAATCAACTAGAATGAGCGACATTGTTCTTGTTATAATATTTTATTGAttgtctttctctttttcttttctttttttgatgacaGGTTGTCTTTCTATATGCTTCTGGTAAGATCCTTCATAATTGTGTTTCTATATAAAGACATCATGATTGGGGTTGCATAAGAATTAcaaggaaaataaaaattatttcaaAAAGTAATGCTTTAAGTATAAGACGCTAACCTTTAGTTCTCGGAATAGATTCTccatttaaaaaatatatatatatatgaaggtagGTTAAAATTATGTGAATGGTCTTTGAGTTTGAGTATTGAGTACACTTTACATATTCAAGGTCCAGACATCGGTCTTGAACTTTAAAAACTAGATTTTTATGtacaaatttgattttttttttttttttgaagtaagggccggtgcggctgccctcaagccttgattagtGAAACAGCGAGATACATGGGGGGAGACATGATACCTAAACCCCAGATAACAAATTACAGCAAGAGGACTTCCTGAGATAATAACAGGAGCCTCGACTACAAACATGTATCCTAATGACAAATTTGAATTTTATACTGGCAAATTTTGCACACGTAATATAATCTCTAAATCAGTAGAGAATTAAATTTCCCATCCCGTTGTtatcaaaggaaaaaaaaatcttaccctcGATCTTCATTTTGACTAAATTATAGGAGACACTGATACGGCTATATATATTAGACATTATATAGAGTACCCACAAGAGATTTTCATATAGATATAGTAATACACACGTTCATCATACTTGTGCCACAAAAGTTTATAAATAGAAGCTTTCCGATATTGGTCCACACGTTCCATCATGCCTTCAGTAACCATAATTCATCAACAAACTTTCCTAGCTATACTAGAAGTCCAGAACTGAGAGTTGTTAGTGTAGCGGTGCCTCCGTTATGTATAACTATCCGTTACATATGGGAGTTCACCAGATATAACCTGGTTTAATCTCAGCTACTGATCAACCTTCTTCTTCCTAATCTCCGAGCACTTTATCCGTTGTACTAACCATTCATTACAATTAAGATATCACGATTTCGGCGAGTACTACAGTCATTTTGAGAGGTTGGAAAACCATGCGGCAAACAAAATCGCATAAAAATTATTCTATTTTGTCACCTGATTATTGTGGGAATATGCAGTAGAGTCCTATGGATGCTGTGATGATCATCCGACGTTACCCTGATGTGTTGATAAGTGGATTTATTTGGTTCTAATTGAAGATATAGGAAATGTGGCACTCATTCATTGATATTAGACCAATAACACCAAAAGATATAATTTGCAAGAGACAATAAGTGTCAAAATCCTCGTTGATCATGTTTCTAGTGTCACATCAGGCACGAGACCAATATTTTGTGGTATGTTTTCTTATGATCGATGTCCATGGTTAACAAAAAAATCTTCATTACAATGCCCGAGTGAGAGAGATCACGCTCAATAAATCAAAGAGAATTCTAAATTGATTAAGATGCCCGAGTGAGGATAGGTCACATAAAATCTAAATATAGTATATAAATTTATCATTATTGTATTACCGACGTACGGCGTCAGGCAGGGTTCGGTGAGGAGGCTATCGAAAGGGTGGCTCAGGAGGGATGGGGAGGGCGTGAAACCTGCAGTGTTCAACCACGACTTGGGCTTAGCGGTAGATGGGCCTAGGCTTTGACCCTTGACCcaatttatttttctgttttgttttattgttatttACTTTTAGTAGTATGTGGCTCTATgccggcaataagtccctaccacctttgggtagggcgacgtgggatTTGTCCtggtatgcacactcagtgtgccttgtctaaCCTAGCGAGGCTGCGAGCTATTTGGTtaatcaaatggacgcaacctcctagtggcaggatgaaacagAGTGTCGCCagatttatttccgtgcggcaacatagtgggaaaactgtgttatttgtaatgatgcttatTCGTAtcagagttatctttccggtatgtcaccactatgtcaaagcaaatggagtagccattcgtgcactctttgttAATTGGTGCttattagaatacatagattttgtggagatttctggtattatttcagaacgttctctctatgcttattgtaatttggggttcaggctctacgtcccccccccTGTATTCTGctgtttcattaattaaggcttgaggGTAGCTGCACCAGcccattttaaaaaaaaaaataataataatcatcatTTGATTCTCAAAAACgaaaaaaatcattaatttgATTAAATCTTAAAACATCTCCATCTAAATGATTTTTCAGTCGTTAGACTTTCCATTTCAATGGTTTTCATTTGAAACAACTCCAACTGATTATGCAATTTTGACATACCAAAAGTCACAAAGGCTACGCTACAGGGCCTAATAGGAGCTCCGTTCTTGACTAGGAATGCGTAGATACTCCTTGATTCTTGAAAATCCTACACAGTCAAGCAAGACTAGGAATGTGTAGATACTCCTTGATTCTTGAAAATCCTACACAGTCAAGCAAAAGAAGGAGTACTAAAAcaaatcaggaaaaaaaaaatactctccCAATTTGAAGCACTGTTTCTTCTATAAATAGAGGTGACAAGTTCATAACTTAGAAAATATACGGACAGTTAATCAATTATAGTGTTATATTTTATTCTTTAGCGCTCTCTCTTTTGATAAGCTATGTCAGGACAAGATATTTGTACATACGTGATAATAGGTGTCGTAGGATTCGTGATATTTGGCGGACTTCTTGCATGGA harbors:
- the LOC133729641 gene encoding E3 ubiquitin-protein ligase AIRP2-like; protein product: MYIASMRKSFKDSLKVLEADIQHANTLASDYPREYDGACLQMRMSYSPAAHLFLFLVQWTDCNLAGALGLLRILIYKVYVDGTTTMSTHERKASIRDFYAVIYPSLLQLERGVTDSEDKRQKAICVDRYRRRDDEENRQCSDIDVEREEECGICMETNSKIVLPNCNHAMCLKCYRDWRTRSQSCPFCRDSLKRVNSGDLWVYTDSRDIVDMATVMRENLRRLFIYVDKLPVIIPDNLFDPYDSHLR
- the LOC133729639 gene encoding uncharacterized protein LOC133729639, with translation MKTLISQFFITYSKPQPFLFHFPNQKNQSFLHISRTKWPDGPRTNRFSSVRAHWGSESASYGGWEDLRPVSGESDQFRKFLSSTGIDDRRHVFVFVLGLVCAFAISRVRVSSIVVVPASVLIFGLGFSVGFVRSGGVGEVSLSGNKRRSKEDDKLVVYIEKLRSLVEVFDGFSVKVDNLKCDIQRAIDSRGITVSDLENYVEAMGTVSLVASDGRKIVEECVEDLARSNVGFAENQKPSKRKKEAVEIGHALWQYIGDLFKEKLADPKPSKVKSNAKRESVEKVGGDQLRGNGSIPNKVENNEKERVLDSVDDSVGIANFGHSEDSFDRSALKETGNRRIKLASSNQNMGSEEVSWGSNRVTEGKEYNYQNNRLQFASNGHISSRIGHKRYKEMWESHDSLLDSVDFSDRMKHMETKASFVQEQMLKESDGDYRSSLIRENSEDETYGPRIREERVIHEENFPLDDQLSGNESELPSLSSSSISEDVLFDRYVTEANNLLKQAKEFIKATHNEERAEIVLYRSAKLLSKAITMKPMSLLAVGQLGNTYLLHGEMKLRISRELRVHLTRSDPSSIEKWIRMQDKITSKDDIASVLINVCEECEELLLEAGRKYRLALSIDANDVRALYNWGLALTFRAQLIADIGPGAAFDADELFLAAIDKFDAMMSKGNAYAPDALFRWGMALQQRSRLRPSNGKEKVKLLQQAKRLYEDALNMDSNNVQVRRALSSCMSELSSRHLYF
- the LOC133729640 gene encoding CBS domain-containing protein CBSX5-like, which encodes MSPTRNLFSHEVADLCIGKPALKSLSVAATVGEALSALKRLGETFLSVWSCNHSEKNDVVAEEECRCVGKVCMLDVIVYLGKEENLSSPAKALEAPIEVLIRREPAICLVRHLEPHASLVEAIDLILEGAQNLVIPLESGRNTGSRKQLLHSNSFNATLHNNREYCWLNQEDVIRYLLNSIGVFSHISNNPINTLQIIDSKNMLAVHYDDPASAALPLISQSLVQQTSVAILDGEGRVIGEISPYTLNTCHESVAAAIATLSAGELMAYIDCGGPTDDLVQMVKDRLQEKKYEGFLELMEEDFTLSSSSSICSTSSDEEFGQGRSWRLGGYSARLVRRSEAIVCYPWSSLVAVMVQALSHRVSYVWVADEDETLSGIVTFASMFKVFRDRLRFMGYA